A window of Hippoglossus stenolepis isolate QCI-W04-F060 chromosome 18, HSTE1.2, whole genome shotgun sequence contains these coding sequences:
- the brf2 gene encoding transcription factor IIIB 50 kDa subunit isoform X1: protein MPRPGLRCPGCGSSNIIDDDLHCQTQLVCVDCGAVVSEGSLVNDVVGGADVSYSQTTAVARKPCPNLLYGVQRVRAICRTLRVNHEIETLSQTNFTQAYQHEHFINVSLQRKEVLAGCCVLVSCRLLNWPITMGTISCLLDADPMVVGAIYKEMVQTLNITAPTINITDVMEAHSQEYKISPLHAPEELAADPKQLNKRAVALVELAADTWIVTGRQPVPIMMSAIYLSWQSLKPTKQRLKLTLEKFCKIAKVNKHKVALKRVTEMKEVLCKLGKELPWIREDVTPENVVKHVEDILQHRFALLRRALRTHEETRLEEGRTSCEDSVNEKSAPSEIPNSSSVKRCEVRSDMSEQPGDADDNPCTAPEPLGGTQGNQEPNWGKRALFAPPCVVHPKKRRAPHPESKEVTGDEEICDIEIDSYIRTPREVRDFARMQEMLSEKETNANETH, encoded by the exons ATGCCCCGGCCGGGTCTGCGCTGCCCGGGCTGCGGCTCCTCCAACATCATCGACGATGACCTGCACTGTCAGACCCAGCTGGTGTGCGTGGACTGCGGGGCGGTGGTGTCCGAGGGGTCGCTGGTCAATGATGTGGTCGGAGGAGCAG ATGTCAGCTACAGCCAAACCACAGCCGTGGCCAGAAAACCATGTCCAAACCTGCTATACG GTGTACAGCGTGTGAGAGCAATATGTCGGACTCTAAGGGTCAACCATGAAATCGAGACTCTCTCACAGACCAATTTCACACAGGCCTATCAGCATGAACATTTCATCAACGTGAGCCTCCAGAGGAAGGAAGTTCTCGCTGGCTGCTGTGTGCTTGTTAGCTGCAGACTGCTGAACTGGCCCATCACCATGGGAACCATCAGCTGCCTGCTGGATGCCGACCCAATGGTGGTGGGAGCAATTTATAAAGAAATGGTCCAGACTCTCAACATCACAGCTCCGACAATAAACATCACTGATGTAATGGAGGCCCACAGTCAGGA gtATAAAATTAGCCCTCTTCACGCTCCTGAAGAATTGGCCGCAGACCCTAAGCAGTTGAACAAGCGAGCAGTGGCTCTTGTGGAGCTGGCAGCGGATACCTGGATCGTTACTGGCCGTCAGCCCGTCCCCATCATGATGTCGGCAATCTATTTGAGTTGGCAGTCGCTGAAACCCACCAAGCAACGGCTGAAACTCACTCTGGAAAAATTCTGTAAGATTGCCAAAGTGAATAAGCACAAGGTTGCCTTGAAGAGAGTAACTGAGATGAAGGAGGTGCTGTGTAAGCTGGGCAAGGAACTCCCCTGGATCAGGGAGGACGTGACTCCAGAGAACGTGGTTAAACATGTGGAGGATATTCTGCAGCACAGGTTCGCCCTGCTAAGGAGGGCTCTGAGAACCCATGAGGAAACTCGGCTGGAGGAGGGTCGGACCAGCTGTGAGGACTCTGTAAATGAGAAGAGCGCTCCATCTGAAATCCCAAATTCCTCCTCTGTGAAACGATGCGAAGTAAGATCTGATATGTCCGAGCAACCAGGAGACGCAGATGATAATCCATGCACGGCGCCTGAGCCCCTCGGAGGCACTCAGGGGAACCAAGAGCCAAACTGGGGGAAGAGAGCGCTGTTTGCTCCCCCGTGTGTGGTTCACCCCAAGAAGAGGAGAGCGCCACATCCAGAGTCCAAAGAAGTGACTGGTGATGAAGAAATCTGCGACATTGAAATTGACTCATACATTCGCACGCCTCGAGAAGTGAGAGACTTCGCCCGAATGCAGGAGATGTTGTCTGAAAAAGAGACCAATGCAAATGAAACTCATTGA
- the brf2 gene encoding transcription factor IIIB 50 kDa subunit isoform X2: MTCTVRPSWCAWTAGRWCPRGRWSMMWSEEQMSATAKPQPWPENHVQTCYTAYQHEHFINVSLQRKEVLAGCCVLVSCRLLNWPITMGTISCLLDADPMVVGAIYKEMVQTLNITAPTINITDVMEAHSQEYKISPLHAPEELAADPKQLNKRAVALVELAADTWIVTGRQPVPIMMSAIYLSWQSLKPTKQRLKLTLEKFCKIAKVNKHKVALKRVTEMKEVLCKLGKELPWIREDVTPENVVKHVEDILQHRFALLRRALRTHEETRLEEGRTSCEDSVNEKSAPSEIPNSSSVKRCEVRSDMSEQPGDADDNPCTAPEPLGGTQGNQEPNWGKRALFAPPCVVHPKKRRAPHPESKEVTGDEEICDIEIDSYIRTPREVRDFARMQEMLSEKETNANETH; this comes from the exons ATGACCTGCACTGTCAGACCCAGCTGGTGTGCGTGGACTGCGGGGCGGTGGTGTCCGAGGGGTCGCTGGTCAATGATGTGGTCGGAGGAGCAG ATGTCAGCTACAGCCAAACCACAGCCGTGGCCAGAAAACCATGTCCAAACCTGCTATACG GCCTATCAGCATGAACATTTCATCAACGTGAGCCTCCAGAGGAAGGAAGTTCTCGCTGGCTGCTGTGTGCTTGTTAGCTGCAGACTGCTGAACTGGCCCATCACCATGGGAACCATCAGCTGCCTGCTGGATGCCGACCCAATGGTGGTGGGAGCAATTTATAAAGAAATGGTCCAGACTCTCAACATCACAGCTCCGACAATAAACATCACTGATGTAATGGAGGCCCACAGTCAGGA gtATAAAATTAGCCCTCTTCACGCTCCTGAAGAATTGGCCGCAGACCCTAAGCAGTTGAACAAGCGAGCAGTGGCTCTTGTGGAGCTGGCAGCGGATACCTGGATCGTTACTGGCCGTCAGCCCGTCCCCATCATGATGTCGGCAATCTATTTGAGTTGGCAGTCGCTGAAACCCACCAAGCAACGGCTGAAACTCACTCTGGAAAAATTCTGTAAGATTGCCAAAGTGAATAAGCACAAGGTTGCCTTGAAGAGAGTAACTGAGATGAAGGAGGTGCTGTGTAAGCTGGGCAAGGAACTCCCCTGGATCAGGGAGGACGTGACTCCAGAGAACGTGGTTAAACATGTGGAGGATATTCTGCAGCACAGGTTCGCCCTGCTAAGGAGGGCTCTGAGAACCCATGAGGAAACTCGGCTGGAGGAGGGTCGGACCAGCTGTGAGGACTCTGTAAATGAGAAGAGCGCTCCATCTGAAATCCCAAATTCCTCCTCTGTGAAACGATGCGAAGTAAGATCTGATATGTCCGAGCAACCAGGAGACGCAGATGATAATCCATGCACGGCGCCTGAGCCCCTCGGAGGCACTCAGGGGAACCAAGAGCCAAACTGGGGGAAGAGAGCGCTGTTTGCTCCCCCGTGTGTGGTTCACCCCAAGAAGAGGAGAGCGCCACATCCAGAGTCCAAAGAAGTGACTGGTGATGAAGAAATCTGCGACATTGAAATTGACTCATACATTCGCACGCCTCGAGAAGTGAGAGACTTCGCCCGAATGCAGGAGATGTTGTCTGAAAAAGAGACCAATGCAAATGAAACTCATTGA
- the rab11fip1b gene encoding calponin homology domain-containing protein DDB_G0272472, which produces MSLADLQWCPTSVQVTVLQARGLRVKGKGGTNDAYAVMHLGKEKYQTSVVEKSIAPVWREEAAFDLPPLLLLHQGGGGGAGGAGERGTLRVHVLHRALVGPDKQLGQAVINLLQLSDDKTRSKTEWFKLLDKTGKADKDRGEVLVDIQFMRNNMTASMFDLSAAGKSRSRLGKFKDKVRGKKKESDAASGLVPSFSHVLTDSEGEAIGDEEVAAGKDEKKKKPKMKSLFSSKSNLQKNMSQSMSVLPVKNSSLSGSQSSGLNMDSSEGKKKFRFKIHKRSGSSDGKDSSSSHQKHGAAEQSNLCINGSHVYREEQQTRTSRIGSNFSLASSGHGSMEDVPESSPPSVESLQAGRQYSPWTEEEEEEDTAELENLTEDTEEHRKDEEEITRMEEERRRRKEDEDERKQEEALERLAEQKRRQDEEERKRIEEEKVRQEEEERLRSQEEALERLAEEKRQEEERKRIEEEKVRREEEQRLRSQEEALERLAEEKRRQEEERKRIEEKVRREEELMILRKRQEQEEQVRREEQERERLAEEKKRREEQGRKRIEEEDKRQREEEERIRMEKERVQEDRMRQEEEERITRQEEECRLAEEKRRMEEERMIEEEKVRKAEERRRKEEEQMRRQEVEDCEAKRKLQDQERKQQEEEERIRKEEERRRVEEERARKEKEEYERLAEERRKLGQKERERMEDEERIKREKDERMRMEEEEAERVRRKVEEKRRLEEQERRIIEEEEKRQREEGERIMKEDRARKEKEEYEKLEKKRLEEQEKRRIEEEGKSQREEEDRKRRLEEAGREKREEEARKLETEKLTEVQKKKENTTKDGHKAAGKKPKVAEESPAEVTCTNPFDETVSNNPFEDVPDSPAAPDSRASQVSKVKQGYPSAVSSVGSETRSTDQKDLIGAQRDKRPAPQPPRGNIVESQREQDVSKPHQAQTNKQSNDKDVKTASVLPQRSVQVIAPLSQSRTDMKNPQSSMQSSDAKGAGGVAKNSKRPAPSRPSGEEELSSKPKSLSVSQGGGPETKQAPIVYSSNPFDEDEPTAQDDTQTPGSVHWPPAASEDAASQAKLKSSKMAHAPPPPPTSSTLGQQNTDGGHVTDAAGVAAPDKAAKQTRAPQPEVMISAAVQDTSLKEPEPARAQSTAEVTGVKKEGPPTTSRRLQPVKPLNPQEQKSAPVVQSEKNNNSTEIEKKREVQDKTKVNDSGPKGPYTQLTQKELISLVLKQEKQLSERDKTIAELELYIDNLLVRVIEESPSILMSLNSLKKTV; this is translated from the exons ATGTCCCTGGCGGATCTGCAGTGGTGTCCCACAAGCGTCCAGGTAACGGTGCTCCAAGCCCGAGGCCTCAGGGTGAAGGGGAAAGGCGGCACCAACGATGCGTACGCGGTCATGCACCTGGGCAAGGAGAAGTACCAGACCTCGGTGGTGGAGAAGAGTATCGCTCcggtgtggagggaggaggccgCGTTCGacctgccgccgctgctgctgcttcaccagggaggaggtggaggagctggaggagcaggagagcgCGGCACGTTGCGCGTCCACGTCCTGCACCGGGCCCTGGTGGGTCCGGACAAACAGCTGGGACAGGCTGTCAtcaacctgctgcagctcagtgacgACAAAACCCGCAGCAAGACCGA ATGGTTTAAGTTGCTGGATAAGACGGGCAAGGCggacaaagacagaggagaggttCTTGTGGACATCCAGTTCATGAGGAACAACATGACCGCCAGCATGTTcgacctctctgctgcaggaaagTCCCGGTCCCGACTGGGCAAGTTCAAGGACAAAGTTCGCGGCAAGAAGAAGGAATCGGACGCTGCGTCTGGCCTGGTGCCATCCTTCAGTCATGTTCTGACGGACAGCGAGGGGGAGGCAATCGGAGACGAGGAGGTGGCTGCGGGGaaggatgagaagaagaagaaacctaAAATGAagtctttgttttcttccaagTCCAACCTGCAGAAGAACATGTCTCAGTCCATGTCTGTTCTGCCCGTGAAGAACTCGTCGCTAAGCGGCAGCCAATCGTCTGGACTGAATATGGATTCCTCCGAGG GTAAAAAGAAGTTCAGGTTCAAGATTCACAAACGCTCAGGCAGCTCAGACGGCAAAGATTCCTCCTCTAGTCACCAGAAACATGGCGCCGCAGAACAGAGTAACTTGTGCATCAATGGCAGCCATGTTTACCGTGAAGAGCAACAGACTCGAACCTCTCGCATCGGGTCAAACTTCAGTCTGGCCAGTTCAGGCCATGGATCCATGGAGGACGTCCCTGAAAGCTCCCCTCCGTCTGTGGAGTCACTTCAGGCAGGGAGGCAATATTCCCCctggacagaagaggaggaagaggaggatacGGCTGAATTAGAAAATTtaacagaggacacagaggaacatagaaaggatgaagaggaaataacaaggatggaggaggagaggaggaggagaaaagaagatgaagatgagaggaaacaagaagaAGCTCTTGAGAGACTGGCTGAGCAGAAAAGGAGACAAgatgaggaagaaagaaaacggATTGAAGAAGAGAAGgtgagacaagaggaagaggagaggttGAGGAGCCAAGAAGAAGCTCTTGAGAGGTTGGCTGAGGAGaagagacaagaggaagaaagaaaaaggattgAAGAAGAGAAGGTTAGacgagaggaagagcagaggttGAGGAGCCAAGAAGAAGCTCTTGAGAGGTTGGCTGAGGAGAAGCggagacaagaggaagaaagaaaaaggattgAAGAGAAAGTTAGACGGGAGGAAGAGCTAATGATTTTGAGGAAGAGAcaagaacaggaggagcaggttAGGAGAGAAGAACAAGAGCGCGAGAGACTagcagaggaaaagaagagacGAGAGGAACAAGGAAGAAAGAGAATTGAGGAGGAAGATAAACggcaaagagaggaagaggaaaggattaggatggagaaagagagggtccAGGAAGACAGGAtgagacaagaggaagaggaaaggatcACGAGACAAGAGGAAGAGTGTAGGTTAGccgaggaaaagaggagaatgGAAGAAGAAAGAATGATTGAGGAAGAGAAAGTTAGAAAggcggaagagaggaggagaaaagaggaagaacaaatgAGAAGACAGGAGGTAGAAGACTGTGAGGCAAAGAGGAAACTACAGGATCAAGAAAGGAagcaacaggaggaagaggaaaggattaggaaagaggaggagaggcgacgggtggaagaggagagggctaggaaagaaaaggaagaatatGAGAGATTggcagaggaaagaaggaaactagggcagaaagaaagggaaaggatggaggatgaagagagaatTAAAAGGGAGAAAGACGAAAGGAtgaggatggaggaagaggaagcagagagggtTAGGAGGAAAGtcgaggagaagaggagactGGAGgaacaggagaggaggataattgaggaagaagaaaaaaggcaaagggaagaaggagagagaattATGAAAGAGGATAGGGCtaggaaagaaaaggaagaatatGAGAAATTG gaaaagaagagacTAGAGGaacaagagaagaggaggattgaagaggaagggaaaagtcaaagggaggaagaggataggaagaggaggctggaggaagctgggagggagaaaagagaggaagaggccaGAAAGCTGGAGACGGAAAAGTTAACAGAAgtacagaagaaaaaagaaaatacaaccaAGGACGGACACAAAGCTGCTGGGAAGAAACCCAAAGTGGCAGAGGAGAGTCCTGCAGAAGTCACCTGCACTAATCCGTTTGATGAGACCGTCTCTAATAATCCCTTCGAGGACGTCCCCGACTCACCTGCTGCTCCCGACAGCCGCGCCTCCCaagtgtcaaaggtcaaacaagG ATATCCATCTGCTGTGTCATCAGTGGGAAGCGAGACTCGTTCCACTGATCAAAAGGACCTGATTGGAGCTCAGCGGGACAAGCGACCGGCTCCTCAGCCTCCAAGAGGGAATATAGTGGAGAGTCAGAGGGAGCAAGATGTCTCGAAACCACATCAGGCACAAACTAACAAGCAGAGTAATGACAAAGACGTCAAAACTGCCAGTGTGCTCCCTCAGCGTTCGGTGCAAGTAATCGCTCCCCTGAGTCAATCCCGAACAGATATGAAGAACCCCCAGAGCTCCATGCAAAGTAGTGACGCCAAAGGAGCTGGAGGTGTGGCCAAAAACAGTAAACGCCCTGCACCATCTAGACCTTCAGGGGAAGAGGAGCTGTCGTCTAAACCTAAAAGCCTCTCCGTTTCCCAAGGAGGTGGCCCAGAGACAAAACAAGCCCCTATCGTTTATAGCTCAAATCCCTTCGACGAAGATGAGCCCACAGCACAAGATGATACACAAACCCCCGGTTCAGTACACTGGCCTCCAGCTGCGTCCGAAGATGCCGCCTCTCAAGCAAAACTCAAATCCTCCAAAATGGCCcatgctcctccacctcctcccacatCAAGCACTTTAGGACAACAAAACACCGACGGAGGCCACGTTACGGACGCTGCCGGTGTCGCTGCACCAGATAAAGCTGCAAAGCAAACGCGTGCCCCACAGCCAGAGGTCATGATCTCTGCTGCCGTCCAGGACACGTCACTAAAAGAGCCGGAGCCTGCGAGAGCACAGAGCACTGCAGAGGTGACGGGTGTGAAAAAGGAAGGGCCTCCTACGACGTCACGCAG gCTTCAGCCGGTAAAACCTCTTAATCCTCAGGAACAGAAATCCGCCCCCGTTGTTCAGTCGGAGAAAAATAACAACTCCACAGAAattgagaagaaaagagaagttcAGGATAAAACAAAG GTAAATGACAGCGGGCCCAAAGGACCGTACACCCAGCTGACTCAAAAGGAACTCATCTCTCTGGTGCTGAAACAGGAGAAGCAGCTTTCCGAGAGAGACAAAACGATAGCAGAGCTGGAGCTGTACATCGACAACTTACTCGTGCGCGTCATAGAAGAGAGCCCCAGCATCCTGATGTCATTGAACTCTCTGAAGAAAACGGTGTAG